The region GCGGCGAAAGATCTCGGCCTCGACATTGTGGGTGAAGATCACCGACGGCCGATCCAGGATGTCGGGGGCCAGTACCATGGCGTGCAGAAAATCGAACACCACCACATCAGCTTCCTGCATGGCGTCACGCACGATGCGCGCGCCGGCGGCGGACGCGTCGCTAATCACCGGAATTGGCAGGGGCGAGAACAGATGGCGAAAACGGGTCAGTTTTTTGAGAGGGCCGTTGGCCGGTGCGGGCCAGCTGATAAAGCGATCGCATACCTGATCCAGTTCATAGCGATAACGTTCGACCTCGCCCGCGTCGGCCGGCGAGGCGAGCACGATCTCGAACCGGCCGCCGCGCATGCCACGCAGGATCTGGGTGGTGCGAATCTTTCCGCCCTGATCGGCGGGGAACAGAAACCGCGGCGAGACGAACAGCAGCCGGGGTTTTTCACTCACCAGCAGATGCCCCGGTAGGCCGCCCTGAGCCGATCCCGGCCGGGCATGCCGACCAGATCCAGCACTACCTGGGCTTCGCTGGCCTCGCTCACTACCTGTTCCACCAGGTTGGCGTCACTGAGGCCGAGCAGCACGATATCGGCGTCGCCAATCAGTTCGGCGGCATCGTCCACCAGCAGCCGTCCCAGGTGCGGCAGTTTCTCCTCGATATAGCGACGGTTGGCGCCAATCAGACGCGAGAGCTGGACGTTGGGATCGTGAATCCGCAGCTCGATGCCCTTGCCGACCAGCTGTTCGGCCAGGGTCACCAGCGGGCTTTCGCGCAGATCGTCAGTGCCGCTTTTGAAGCTCAGACCGATCATTCCCACCCGGCGTTTGCCGCTGCGCAGGATGAATTGCAGGGCGTGATCGATCTGCTGCTGGTTGCTGGGAATCACTCCGGCCAGCATCGGCACCTCCATGTCCTGTTCCTTGGCAATGTAAAGCAGTGCGCGCAGGTCCTTGGGCAGGCAGGAGCCGCCGAAGGCGAAGCCGGGACGCAGGTAGGCGGGCGAGATGTTGAGTTGTCTGTCCTGGGTGACCAGGCGCATCACTTCCCGGGAATCGACGCCCAGGGACTGGCCCAGGCGGCCGATCTCGTTGGCGAATACGATTTTGACCGCGTGGAACGCATTGCAGGCATACTTGAGCATCTCTGCCGTACCGATGTCGGTACCGACAAATTCACAGGGCAGGTGTTCAAAAACGGGCCGGATGCCGTCCAGGGTGCGTTGCGAATCGCCGCCCACCACCGTGAACGGCGGATTGTCATAATCCTTGATCGAGGTACCCTCACGCAGAAACTCCGGCTGAAATGCCAGACCGAATCCCTCACCCAGCTGTTTGCCGGAGTGCTGTTCCAGTACGGGCCGGACCCGATCCATGACCGTGCCGGGGCGCACGGTGGAGCGAATCACCACCACGTGATATTGATCGTGGCGGGCCAGGGCCTCGCCGATCTGTGCGGCGACTTTCTCGATGGCCCCCAGATCCTGGCTGCCGTTGGGCTGGGACGGGGTCCCCACGCAGACAAAGGACAACGCGCACTGGCCGATCGCTTCGTCGACATTGTCGGTTACCGTCAACCGGCCCTGTTCGACCACGTTGCTGGTCAGCTCCTGGATGCCTTCTTCCACGATGGGTGAATAGCCCTGGCGCAGCAGATCCAGTTTGGTCGGATCCACGTCCACGCCGAAGACCTGGTGACCGTCGCGGGCCAGGCAGGCGGCCGAAACGGCGCCCACATACCCCATGCCGAAAATTGCGATATTCATTCCCTGTCCTTCCTGATTATTGTGTTGTTGTTTGCTCCGTCCGGGACTGTTGGCCGGGCGGACTATTTATGATGGGTTTCCAGCCAGAGGTCGAGCATCATCAGAACCCATACCAGCTCGCCATAATACGCGGCATGGCCCTCCCGGTGGAGAGTAATCAGCCGATCAATGAATGCCGGCCGGATAATACCGCGTTGTTTGAAGCGCAGCAGCCCATCGTAGGCCAGCTCGCGCAGGGGGGCGTGTTCCTGCATCCAGACTCCGAAAGGCAGGCCAAAGCCGTGTTTTTTCTTGTCGATGATCTCGTCGGGTAAAAAGCCGCTCATCGCTTCTTTGTAAAAGTGCCGCAGGCGGCCCTTATGCAGCTTCAGCGTCGAGGGGACCCGGCAGGCGAATTCTACCAGCGTATCATCCAGCATGGGATAGACCACTTCGACACCGGCCAGATGGCACATGCGACTGACCTTGCGCAGGTCGTTGTCGGCCAGGGTCTGTTGCCAGTCCAGATACATCATGCGATTGAGTGTCGAGGCGTTTTCCGGGCGCCGGTAGATCCCGCGCATCAGATCCCAGGGATCGTCGGTGTTCACCTGCTCCAGAAACCCGGGGTCGAACATCTCGGCCAGCGGCAGCCGGTGCAGATAGTTATAGGTTTGCAGCCGGTCCGGCAGCGGGATGCGGGCCTGCTCCACGTAGCTGCGCGCCTTGCCCAGCAGCGGCACCTGGCGCGGCAGGCGGGTCAGCAGCGGTTCCAGCAAGCGCCGGGCCAGCGCCGGTTGCCGGTACCAGAGCTCGAATACGCCTTGCTTGGCGTAGCGGGCATTGCCGGCGAACAGCTCGTCGCCGCCGTCGCCGGCCAGCAGCCGGGTCATTCCGGCATCGGCGGCCAGCCGGGCGCAGAAGTAGGCCGGCAGTGCCGAAGAATTACCGAACGGTTCGTCGTAGTTCTCGGCGATCAGCGGCACCGCCTCGACCACATCCTCCGGCGTGACATAGTACTCGTGGGGGCGGGTACCGAAGTGGTCCGTGGCAAGGCGGGCATAGGCGATTTCATCGTAACCGGGTGCATCGAAACCGATGCTGAAGGTGTCGGCCTGCCCCGGACGCTGTGCCGCCAGCATGCCTGCCACGCTGGAGCTGTCCAGCCCGCCGCTTAAGAAGGCTCCCGTGGCGGCTGGTTCTGCCAGCCGCTTGACCGAATCGCCGAGGTGCTGGCGCAGTTGCCCACCCAGCGTGGCTATATCGGCCTGGGCGGGTTCCTCGAAGCGCGGCAGCCAGTAAGGCTCGACGCGCAGCGTGTTCTGCCCGAGCCTGAGGCAATGCGCACTTTGCAGTTTTTCGACCCCGGCGTACAGGCTGACCGGCGCTGGCAGCATATGAAAGAACAGATAATGGAACAGCCCGTCCGCGGTCGGCTCTCGGGCCTGGCCATCTGGCGTGGGCAACCGTGCAAGCGAGGTGCTGAAGGCTACCCCGCCGGTGATGCGGCTGAAATACAATGGCCACTGGCCCAGCCGATCGATACCGGCCAGCAGGCGGTTTTCAACCGGATCCAGTATTGCCAGCGCGAAGTCCCCGCCGAGCCGCTCCAGCACTGCTGCGCCGTGTTGCTGGTAGGCCACCAGTAATGTCCGGGCCGGGTCCGCGGGCGAAGCAGCCGGTTCGCGCCAGCCGGGATGACCGATCACGGCGGCCAGGCGACCCTCGGCGTCGCTGGCGATCCAGCCTCCATGTACCTGACAGGCCCCGCCCCGGGTGCTCAGGCGCGTGGCCGCGATATTTGGTGAATGGGAATCGGATAGCGGCGCCTCACCCGGCCCCGGTGATCCGTCCGTGATAAACCAGCCGTCCAGCTCTTGCATCGGTCTCTCTTTGTTATGGGTTGGTGATATACTGGCGCGAATTTGCCGCGTCCGTGGGGACGTATGATAGAGCATTTGTACCGGCAGGGCATGATGCCCTGGTTGGCTGAGAAAAAGGGGGAATCCGGTGTCAAGTCTTGAGCAAGTGAAAACCATTTTGGATACCACATTGGGCCTCAACGGCCGCGCCCAGAAATTCGATCGCGAAACAGCCCTGCTGGGCAATATTTACGAACTGGATTCCATGGCCGTGGTGACGGTGATCACCACTATCGAGGAGCAGTTCGGCCTCATGGTTGACGATGATGAAATCGATGCCGAGACTTTCGAAACCCTGGGCAGCCTGGTCGATTTCGTGGATGCGAAACTCGCCGGTTGAACGCGTCGATGCAGGCGGGCTTTTGGCAAGGCGAACAGGGGGCTCTTTTTTACCTCTTACATGAACCTGACGACCTTGCCGTACGCGGCGCCGTGCTGTATGTGCCG is a window of Thiohalophilus sp. DNA encoding:
- a CDS encoding acyl carrier protein, with product MSSLEQVKTILDTTLGLNGRAQKFDRETALLGNIYELDSMAVVTVITTIEEQFGLMVDDDEIDAETFETLGSLVDFVDAKLAG
- a CDS encoding asparagine synthetase B family protein; the encoded protein is MQELDGWFITDGSPGPGEAPLSDSHSPNIAATRLSTRGGACQVHGGWIASDAEGRLAAVIGHPGWREPAASPADPARTLLVAYQQHGAAVLERLGGDFALAILDPVENRLLAGIDRLGQWPLYFSRITGGVAFSTSLARLPTPDGQAREPTADGLFHYLFFHMLPAPVSLYAGVEKLQSAHCLRLGQNTLRVEPYWLPRFEEPAQADIATLGGQLRQHLGDSVKRLAEPAATGAFLSGGLDSSSVAGMLAAQRPGQADTFSIGFDAPGYDEIAYARLATDHFGTRPHEYYVTPEDVVEAVPLIAENYDEPFGNSSALPAYFCARLAADAGMTRLLAGDGGDELFAGNARYAKQGVFELWYRQPALARRLLEPLLTRLPRQVPLLGKARSYVEQARIPLPDRLQTYNYLHRLPLAEMFDPGFLEQVNTDDPWDLMRGIYRRPENASTLNRMMYLDWQQTLADNDLRKVSRMCHLAGVEVVYPMLDDTLVEFACRVPSTLKLHKGRLRHFYKEAMSGFLPDEIIDKKKHGFGLPFGVWMQEHAPLRELAYDGLLRFKQRGIIRPAFIDRLITLHREGHAAYYGELVWVLMMLDLWLETHHK
- a CDS encoding nucleotide sugar dehydrogenase, coding for MNIAIFGMGYVGAVSAACLARDGHQVFGVDVDPTKLDLLRQGYSPIVEEGIQELTSNVVEQGRLTVTDNVDEAIGQCALSFVCVGTPSQPNGSQDLGAIEKVAAQIGEALARHDQYHVVVIRSTVRPGTVMDRVRPVLEQHSGKQLGEGFGLAFQPEFLREGTSIKDYDNPPFTVVGGDSQRTLDGIRPVFEHLPCEFVGTDIGTAEMLKYACNAFHAVKIVFANEIGRLGQSLGVDSREVMRLVTQDRQLNISPAYLRPGFAFGGSCLPKDLRALLYIAKEQDMEVPMLAGVIPSNQQQIDHALQFILRSGKRRVGMIGLSFKSGTDDLRESPLVTLAEQLVGKGIELRIHDPNVQLSRLIGANRRYIEEKLPHLGRLLVDDAAELIGDADIVLLGLSDANLVEQVVSEASEAQVVLDLVGMPGRDRLRAAYRGICW